The following proteins are co-located in the Castanea sativa cultivar Marrone di Chiusa Pesio chromosome 8, ASM4071231v1 genome:
- the LOC142606230 gene encoding putative disease resistance RPP13-like protein 1 — protein MDLIGRREGVGLGGKPLPRIRSPTTSLVKETRIIGRDDIKEPIVNLLLSNDAKGNEHLCVIPIAGMGGIGKTTLAQLIYNDQRITEHISISFWVCVSEEFDVVRITKSILEAVTSQKCDTTDFMIQTRLKKGLMGKKFLLVLDDVWNENYGDWELLKNPFKHGTLGSKIIVTTRNEDCWCLFTNHAFENGNYNAYPELDKIGRKIIKKCDGLPLAAKALGALLHRKLDEEEWYKILNSKIWSLPNDGVIFFQL, from the coding sequence ATGGATCTTATAGGTCGGAGAGAAGGTGTTGGACTCGGAGGGAAGCCTTTACCAAGAATAAGATCGCCCACCACTTCTCTGGTAAAAGAAACTAGAATTATTGGTAGGGATGATATTAAAGAGCCCATAGTCAACTTGCTGCTCTCAAATGATGCAAAAGGCAATGAACACCTGTGTGTGATTCCCATTGCGGGCATGGGTGGGATTGGCAAGACTACCCTTGCTCAGCTTATTTACAACGACCAAAGAATCACCGAACATATTAGCATTAGTTTTTGGGTTTGCGTTTCAGAAGAATTTGATGTGGTTAGGATCACAAAATCAATTCTTGAGGCTGTCACTTCACAGAAATGTGACACTACAGACTTTATGATCCAAACTAGATTGAAGAAGGGTTTGATGGGAAAgaaatttttactagttcttgATGATGTATGGAATGAAAATTATGGCGACTGGGAGCTCTTGAAGAATCCCTTTAAACACGGAACATTGGGAAGTAAAATTATTGTGACAACACGCAATGAAGATTGTTGGTGTTTATTCACAAATCATGCCTTTGAAAATGGAAACTATAATGCATATCCAGAATTAGATAAAATtggtagaaaaataattaagaagTGTGATGGCCTACCATTAGCAGCAAAAGCACTTGGTGCTCTGTTGCACCGTAAACTAGATGAAGAGGAATggtataaaattttgaacagcAAAATTTGGAGTTTGCCTAATGATGGGGTGATATTCTTCCAGCTATAA
- the LOC142607528 gene encoding putative LRR receptor-like serine/threonine-protein kinase At1g06840, with protein sequence MHPILHGKNIVREVNVAYQFGMIFSVIDDRMGSYPSECVVKFLTLALKCCEDETDARPSMAEVVRELENIWLLMPDSDIKTTDPMLSGSEKAMTSPSSSSNVNNPFVSSDVSGSDLVSGVVPPITPR encoded by the exons ATGCATCCGATCTTACATGGCAAAAACATTGTTAGAGAG GTTAATGTCGCATATCAATTTGGTATGATCTTTTCAGTTATTGATGATCGAATGGGATCTTATCCTTCTGAATGTGTGGTGAAATTTTTGACTTTGGCTCTCAAGTGTTGTGAAGATGAGACAGATGCTAGACCTTCAATGGCAGAGGTGGTCCGAGAACTTGAAAATATATGGCTTCTGATGCCTGATTCTGACATTAAAACAACGGATCCAATGCTCTCAGGTTCTGAAAAGGCAATGActtcaccatcatcatcctctaatGTGAATAATCCTTTTGTGTCATCAGATGTATCTGGCAGTGACCTTGTTAGTGGAGTCGTTCCACCCATCACGCCTAGATAG